A region from the Curtobacterium sp. MCBA15_012 genome encodes:
- the fliD gene encoding flagellar filament capping protein FliD: MSSVSSASSLAIDGLVSGLKTSDLINSLMSIEQVPQTLLKSKLTDTNAFVSSLQTINGLVQTLATKASDAAKPSSLDVFTAKSSATSVSVATGAAATAGSVSFTVGQTAAAQVGVTRAMSTWDAQAAPITIVGSDGKQTTVTPTSGSLDDAVSAINKAGAGVSATKVAAGTDTDGTKLYRLQFTATKTGAAGAFQVFAGSGDQVTAGTAPNVLSATGAAVVTAARDASVTLWAGTAAAQTVTSATNTFTDLLPGVDVTVSQATTDPVTVTIGQDTSKAQAVASGLVDALNAITAYYGSNTAVTSTTSPTTGTTSTTAGVLTGDATTRDAVQRLTSTMSAPVNGKSPSSIGIVITKNGDFTFDAAAFQKALAADPEGTQAILSGVATNVGAAATSASDKYTGSITTSITGQQSVAKDLTTQIDSWTDRLTQRRATLQAQYAALETSLSKLQSQSSYIASHLASTPTS, encoded by the coding sequence ATGTCGTCCGTGTCCTCGGCGAGCAGCCTCGCCATCGACGGTCTGGTCAGCGGTCTCAAGACCTCGGACCTCATCAACTCGCTCATGTCGATCGAGCAGGTCCCGCAGACGCTGCTCAAGAGCAAGCTCACCGACACCAACGCGTTCGTCTCGTCGCTGCAGACGATCAACGGTCTCGTGCAGACCCTGGCCACCAAGGCCTCCGACGCCGCGAAGCCGAGTTCGCTCGACGTGTTCACGGCGAAGAGCTCGGCGACGAGCGTCTCGGTCGCGACCGGCGCCGCGGCGACGGCGGGCTCCGTCAGCTTCACGGTCGGGCAGACCGCCGCGGCGCAGGTCGGTGTCACCCGGGCGATGTCGACGTGGGACGCCCAGGCCGCGCCGATCACGATCGTCGGGTCCGACGGCAAGCAGACCACCGTCACGCCGACCTCGGGATCGCTCGACGACGCCGTCAGCGCGATCAACAAGGCCGGCGCCGGGGTCTCCGCGACGAAGGTCGCAGCGGGCACCGACACCGACGGCACCAAGCTCTACCGCCTGCAGTTCACCGCGACGAAGACCGGCGCCGCCGGAGCCTTCCAGGTGTTCGCGGGCAGCGGCGACCAGGTCACGGCCGGCACCGCGCCGAACGTGCTGTCGGCGACCGGCGCGGCCGTCGTCACGGCGGCCCGCGATGCCTCCGTCACGCTCTGGGCCGGCACGGCCGCAGCGCAGACGGTCACGAGTGCGACGAACACCTTCACCGACCTGCTCCCGGGCGTCGACGTCACGGTCTCGCAGGCCACGACCGACCCGGTCACGGTGACGATCGGGCAGGACACATCGAAGGCCCAGGCGGTCGCGTCCGGTCTGGTCGACGCGCTCAACGCGATCACGGCCTACTACGGGTCGAACACCGCGGTCACGAGCACGACGAGCCCGACGACGGGCACCACGAGCACCACGGCGGGTGTCCTCACCGGCGACGCGACCACCCGCGACGCCGTGCAGCGCCTGACGAGCACGATGTCGGCCCCGGTGAACGGGAAGTCGCCGTCGTCGATCGGCATCGTCATCACCAAGAACGGTGACTTCACCTTCGACGCCGCGGCGTTCCAGAAGGCCCTCGCCGCGGACCCGGAGGGCACGCAGGCGATCCTGTCCGGCGTCGCGACCAACGTCGGCGCCGCCGCGACGTCCGCCTCGGACAAGTACACCGGTTCCATCACGACGTCGATCACCGGACAGCAGTCCGTCGCGAAGGACCTCACCACCCAGATCGACAGCTGGACCGACCGCCTGACGCAGCGCCGCGCGACCCTGCAGGCGCAGTACGCGGCCCTCGAGACCAGCCTCAGCAAGCTCCAGTCGCAGTCGAGCTACATCGCCAGCCACCTCGCCTCGACGCCGACGAGTTGA
- a CDS encoding flagellar basal body rod protein FlgC, protein MTTFDAIGIASTGLTVHRKWLDAVSDNIANANTVRSMDDSAFQARYVEVQEGAGTSGAYVKGAAFGSAAGRVTYDPDNPLANAEGYVRMPDIDLGTQMADLIMAQRGYQANAAVVDRAKTAYEAALQIGKN, encoded by the coding sequence GTGACGACCTTCGACGCGATCGGCATCGCGAGCACCGGCCTCACCGTGCACCGGAAGTGGCTCGACGCGGTCTCGGACAACATCGCGAACGCGAACACCGTGCGGTCGATGGACGACTCCGCCTTCCAGGCCCGCTACGTCGAGGTGCAGGAGGGTGCCGGCACGTCGGGCGCCTACGTCAAGGGCGCCGCGTTCGGCAGCGCCGCCGGCCGCGTGACGTACGACCCGGACAACCCGCTCGCGAACGCCGAGGGCTACGTCCGGATGCCGGACATCGACCTCGGGACGCAGATGGCGGACCTCATCATGGCCCAGCGCGGCTACCAGGCGAACGCCGCCGTCGTCGACCGGGCGAAGACCGCCTACGAGGCGGCCCTGCAGATCGGGAAGAACTGA
- the fliG gene encoding flagellar motor switch protein FliG codes for MSALVPAPAAGGTADRALSGAQKVALILMQMETERAAEVMKQFTELEAEEISAEIVRMRRVDDAVVDRTMTEFHRMTQRGRVQKRGGKDAALGLLEASFGSERAAGVMDRLASNLAGQSFEFLDDAEPGQVVSLLEGELPQTIALVLAHLKPAQASAVLAGVDERARTDVAQAFATMGSATPEAVGIVAGVLRQRAGAVVSPRESIEVVGGIAPLVDIINRADVATEKAVLEGLEARDPELAEDIRSRMLTFADIVKLESRDIQQVLRGIDSKLLATAMKGAPGPVVETIRANVSERNRSLLDDELQAMGPVRVSQVEEARAEVVRSVRELEAQGVITVHRAEEDELVD; via the coding sequence GTGAGCGCGCTCGTCCCGGCCCCCGCCGCCGGGGGAACGGCCGACCGCGCGCTGAGCGGCGCGCAGAAGGTCGCGCTCATCCTCATGCAGATGGAGACCGAGCGCGCCGCCGAGGTGATGAAGCAGTTCACCGAGCTCGAGGCCGAGGAGATCTCCGCCGAGATCGTCCGGATGCGCCGCGTCGACGACGCCGTGGTGGACCGCACGATGACCGAGTTCCACCGGATGACCCAGCGCGGTCGGGTGCAGAAGCGCGGCGGCAAGGACGCGGCGCTCGGGCTCCTCGAGGCGTCGTTCGGCTCCGAGCGCGCGGCGGGCGTGATGGACCGCCTGGCCTCGAACCTGGCCGGACAGTCCTTCGAGTTCCTCGACGACGCCGAGCCCGGCCAGGTCGTCTCGCTGCTCGAGGGCGAACTGCCGCAGACCATCGCCCTCGTGCTCGCCCACCTCAAGCCCGCGCAGGCGAGCGCCGTGCTCGCCGGGGTCGACGAGCGCGCCCGCACCGACGTGGCGCAGGCCTTCGCCACGATGGGCAGCGCCACGCCCGAGGCGGTCGGCATCGTCGCCGGGGTCCTCCGGCAGCGCGCCGGGGCCGTCGTGTCCCCGCGCGAGAGCATCGAGGTCGTCGGGGGCATCGCGCCCCTCGTCGACATCATCAACCGTGCCGACGTCGCGACCGAGAAGGCCGTGCTCGAGGGCCTCGAGGCGCGCGACCCCGAGCTCGCCGAGGACATCCGCTCCCGCATGCTCACCTTCGCCGACATCGTCAAGCTCGAGTCCCGCGACATCCAGCAGGTGCTGCGCGGCATCGACTCGAAGCTCCTCGCGACCGCGATGAAGGGCGCGCCCGGCCCCGTCGTCGAGACGATCCGCGCGAACGTGTCGGAGCGCAACCGCTCGCTGCTCGACGACGAGCTGCAGGCCATGGGCCCGGTCCGCGTCTCGCAGGTCGAGGAGGCCCGCGCCGAGGTCGTCCGCTCCGTGCGCGAACTCGAGGCGCAGGGCGTCATCACGGTGCACCGCGCCGAGGAGGACGAGCTCGTTGACTGA
- a CDS encoding flagellar basal body protein produces MFDSVTSVALQSALDGLSLRQRTIANNIANINTPNYHAEKVRFEDTLAQSIVHGDGHAEATTSRSLEPTNTNGNNVNLDQETLSNVDTVLRYQFATQAMNSELTSVRAAMRTNS; encoded by the coding sequence GTGTTCGATTCCGTGACGAGCGTCGCGCTGCAGAGTGCCCTCGACGGCCTCTCCCTGCGCCAGCGCACCATCGCGAACAACATCGCGAACATCAACACGCCGAACTACCACGCCGAGAAGGTCCGGTTCGAGGACACCCTCGCGCAGTCGATCGTGCACGGTGACGGCCACGCCGAGGCGACCACCTCGCGCAGCCTCGAGCCGACGAACACGAACGGCAACAACGTCAACCTCGACCAGGAGACCCTCTCCAACGTCGACACGGTGCTGCGCTACCAGTTCGCCACGCAGGCGATGAACAGCGAGCTCACGAGCGTGCGCGCGGCGATGCGGACGAACTCGTGA
- the fliE gene encoding flagellar hook-basal body complex protein FliE, whose protein sequence is MPIDAVNGVTTNAMTRAFPSMTDVTGATGASGATGTATTTGATGDGFGASMTNAVDGLQQLQDTSKTLALKAVTGNLDDIHDATIAATRAQVTLELVAAVRNKGVDAFNEIMRMQA, encoded by the coding sequence ATGCCCATCGACGCCGTGAACGGTGTGACCACGAACGCGATGACCCGCGCGTTCCCCTCGATGACCGACGTCACCGGCGCGACCGGCGCATCCGGCGCGACTGGCACCGCAACGACCACCGGCGCGACCGGTGACGGCTTCGGCGCGAGCATGACGAACGCCGTCGACGGCCTGCAGCAGCTGCAGGACACGTCGAAGACCCTCGCCCTCAAGGCCGTGACCGGCAACCTCGACGACATCCACGACGCCACGATCGCCGCCACCCGCGCGCAGGTCACGCTCGAGCTCGTCGCCGCCGTCCGCAACAAGGGCGTCGACGCCTTCAACGAGATCATGAGGATGCAGGCCTGA
- the fliF gene encoding flagellar basal-body MS-ring/collar protein FliF, with the protein MPTAVRNTLGRLVAYVKGFSAAQRTIAIIGIAAVVLGGIALASFLGKASYAPLFTGLAAADASSITDQLNTDGVPYQLTDGGATILVPQSQVYSERLKAASNGLPSSNEGGYSLLDKMGVTSSEFQQDVTYKRAIEGELAKTISSMDGVKAATVQLAIPKKTVFTAEEKDPTASVFVATQNGKQLSTDQVQSIVHLTSAAVEGMQPTDVSVVDSKGQTLSAVGTGATGSGADQAADYDATTSKKIQDLLDTTLGAGNASVVVAATMNQQSGTRTQESYTNPTTGPIALNESSTTEQYGAGSGAGGAGATGVLGPDNIAVPNGTGANGDGGYKNESATKNNAVDHTTETTQIPAGGVQRQTISVALNSRADAVKNANLQSINDLVAAAAGVDNVRGDQVRVAMMDFDRSAADDAAKALKEQEQADQQASTWSAIRTAGIVLAVIAAAIVLAIVLARRGRRQEREAVDVGELDAFAGETFELPLALDDAERTPLGAADAPTVALPAIPHDDAPTEVLTTDEISAERRRQDIAALAERDPKRTADLLRGLLDDRASV; encoded by the coding sequence ATGCCCACCGCCGTCCGGAACACGCTCGGCCGCCTGGTCGCCTACGTCAAGGGCTTCTCGGCCGCGCAGCGCACCATCGCGATCATCGGCATCGCGGCCGTCGTGCTCGGGGGCATCGCCCTCGCGAGCTTCCTCGGCAAGGCGTCCTACGCGCCGCTGTTCACCGGGCTCGCCGCCGCCGACGCGAGCTCGATCACCGACCAGCTGAACACCGACGGCGTGCCGTACCAGCTCACCGACGGTGGCGCGACGATCCTCGTGCCGCAGTCGCAGGTGTACTCGGAGCGGCTCAAGGCGGCGTCGAACGGCCTGCCGTCGTCGAACGAGGGCGGCTACTCGCTGCTCGACAAGATGGGCGTGACGAGCTCCGAGTTCCAGCAGGACGTCACCTACAAGCGGGCGATCGAGGGCGAGCTCGCGAAGACGATCTCGTCGATGGACGGCGTGAAGGCCGCCACCGTGCAGCTCGCGATCCCGAAGAAGACCGTCTTCACCGCCGAGGAGAAGGACCCGACCGCCTCGGTGTTCGTGGCGACCCAGAACGGCAAGCAGCTCAGCACCGACCAGGTGCAGTCGATCGTGCACCTGACGAGCGCCGCGGTCGAGGGCATGCAGCCCACCGACGTCTCGGTCGTCGACTCGAAGGGGCAGACCCTGTCCGCCGTTGGCACCGGCGCGACCGGCAGCGGCGCGGACCAGGCCGCCGACTACGACGCGACGACGAGCAAGAAGATCCAGGACCTGCTCGACACGACCCTCGGCGCCGGGAACGCCAGCGTGGTGGTCGCCGCGACGATGAACCAGCAGTCCGGCACCCGGACGCAGGAGAGCTACACGAACCCGACGACGGGTCCGATCGCGCTGAACGAGTCGAGCACGACCGAGCAGTACGGCGCGGGCTCCGGTGCCGGCGGCGCCGGTGCGACGGGCGTCCTCGGGCCGGACAACATCGCCGTCCCGAACGGCACGGGCGCGAACGGCGACGGCGGCTACAAGAACGAGTCGGCGACGAAGAACAACGCCGTCGACCACACCACCGAGACCACGCAGATCCCGGCCGGCGGGGTCCAGCGGCAGACCATCTCGGTCGCGCTGAACTCCCGCGCCGACGCCGTGAAGAACGCCAACCTGCAGAGCATCAACGACCTCGTCGCCGCGGCGGCCGGGGTGGACAACGTCCGGGGCGACCAGGTCCGCGTCGCCATGATGGACTTCGACCGCAGTGCCGCCGACGACGCCGCGAAGGCGTTGAAGGAGCAGGAGCAGGCCGACCAGCAGGCCAGCACGTGGTCGGCGATCCGCACCGCCGGCATCGTCCTCGCCGTGATCGCGGCGGCCATCGTGCTCGCGATCGTGCTCGCACGTCGCGGCCGTCGCCAGGAGCGCGAGGCGGTGGACGTCGGCGAGCTCGACGCCTTCGCCGGGGAGACCTTCGAGCTGCCGCTGGCCCTCGACGACGCCGAGCGCACCCCGCTCGGTGCCGCGGACGCGCCGACCGTCGCCCTGCCCGCGATCCCGCACGACGACGCCCCGACCGAGGTGCTCACCACGGACGAGATCAGCGCCGAGCGCCGGCGGCAGGACATCGCCGCGCTGGCCGAGCGCGACCCCAAGCGCACCGCGGACCTCCTGCGCGGTCTCCTCGACGACCGGGCGTCGGTGTGA
- the fliS gene encoding flagellar export chaperone FliS: MNAFDLQSAAFRQAAQPRTVTDQRRAQYTNEAVLSATPAQLVTMLYDRLLLDLHRAEAAQTTADWDAAREQLLHAQAIVGELSSTLRIDVWDGGEGLLAIYNYASTSLITANVHRDVQATRDCIRILEPLRQSWHEAAAALPTATPVTAIGGALGVA, from the coding sequence ATGAACGCCTTCGACCTCCAGTCCGCCGCTTTCCGCCAGGCCGCCCAGCCGCGGACGGTCACCGACCAGCGCCGCGCCCAGTACACGAACGAGGCGGTCCTGTCGGCGACGCCGGCGCAGCTCGTCACGATGCTGTACGACCGGCTGCTGCTCGACCTGCACCGTGCCGAGGCCGCACAGACCACCGCCGACTGGGACGCCGCACGTGAGCAGCTCCTGCACGCGCAGGCGATCGTCGGCGAACTGTCCTCGACGCTCCGGATCGACGTGTGGGACGGGGGCGAGGGACTGCTCGCGATCTACAACTACGCCTCGACCTCGCTCATCACCGCGAACGTGCACCGGGACGTCCAGGCGACGCGGGACTGCATCCGGATCCTCGAGCCCCTCCGCCAGTCGTGGCACGAGGCCGCCGCGGCCCTGCCCACCGCGACCCCGGTGACGGCGATCGGCGGTGCCCTCGGTGTCGCCTGA